One stretch of Streptomyces sp. MMBL 11-1 DNA includes these proteins:
- the dmpG gene encoding 4-hydroxy-2-oxovalerate aldolase yields MKRLVIHDPTLRDGQHAVRHQLGLTALRRYAEAADAARIPVVEVGHGNGLGASSLQVGLAAATDDEMLSTVREALRHSRLGTFMLPGWGTSDDLRRAIAHGVDVFRVGVHATEASLAEHHLGFLRDAGVEAHCVLMMSHMASPDELAEQAARAVGYGAQAVGIMDSAGHFLPPDVTARIGAIVEAVGAAPVIFHGHNNLGMAVANSVAAADAGAQIIDGCARGFGAGAGNTQLEVVVPVLERSGYATGIDLYALLDAADLAERELMPAPPVTASMSIVSGLAGVFSGFKHRVVELSGAAGVDPREVFFELGRRQAIAGQEDLIVDVVAELSGRGADG; encoded by the coding sequence GTGAAGCGACTGGTGATCCACGACCCGACGTTGCGCGACGGCCAGCACGCCGTCCGCCACCAGCTCGGACTGACCGCACTGCGCCGTTACGCGGAGGCGGCGGACGCGGCGCGGATCCCGGTGGTGGAGGTCGGCCACGGCAACGGCCTCGGCGCCTCCTCGTTGCAGGTGGGGCTCGCGGCGGCGACCGACGACGAGATGCTGTCGACCGTCCGGGAGGCGCTGCGCCACAGCCGGTTGGGTACCTTCATGCTGCCCGGCTGGGGCACTTCCGACGACCTCCGGCGGGCGATCGCCCACGGGGTCGACGTCTTCCGCGTCGGCGTGCACGCCACCGAGGCGTCCCTGGCCGAACACCATCTGGGCTTCCTGCGGGACGCGGGCGTCGAAGCCCACTGCGTCCTGATGATGAGTCATATGGCCTCCCCGGACGAACTGGCCGAGCAGGCCGCACGAGCCGTCGGATACGGAGCGCAGGCCGTGGGGATCATGGACTCCGCGGGTCACTTCCTCCCTCCGGACGTCACCGCGAGGATCGGTGCGATCGTCGAGGCGGTCGGCGCCGCCCCGGTGATCTTCCACGGACACAACAATCTCGGAATGGCCGTCGCCAACTCGGTGGCCGCCGCCGACGCCGGCGCCCAGATCATCGACGGCTGCGCCCGTGGCTTCGGAGCCGGGGCGGGCAACACCCAGCTCGAAGTGGTGGTGCCGGTGCTGGAGCGCAGCGGGTACGCCACGGGCATCGACCTGTACGCGCTGCTGGACGCCGCCGACCTCGCCGAGCGCGAACTCATGCCCGCCCCACCGGTGACCGCCTCGATGAGCATCGTCAGCGGCCTGGCGGGAGTGTTCTCCGGCTTCAAACACCGGGTCGTCGAACTCTCCGGGGCCGCGGGCGTGGACCCGCGCGAGGTCTTCTTCGAACTCGGCCGACGGCAGGCCATCGCCGGCCAGGAGGACCTGATCGTGGACGTGGTGGCGGAGTTGAGCGGCCGCGGCGCCGACGGCTGA
- a CDS encoding MFS transporter, with the protein MTASTTDKADARRPLLGRDFSRLWWSAAVSSLGDGATIAAAPLLATRLTDDPRLIGAASVAFTAPFLLFGIPAGLLVDRIDIRAMMVRVDVGRAVLLAVLTLGILGGWGGLPLLYVCMFLLGVGEVLCRNAAQVLVPFITPKAGLSTANARIMAAQEAGTGFIGPLLGALMFGVATALPFGVDAATFLCSAVLISRIRRTRPVERGPDRTGVLSEMLAGARWLFSHHLLRSLALVSCLINLAGSAMLAVLVVHSGKVLGLGPFGYGVLLACQAVGAVVASRFAPALTERLGREGALVATAVLITTSETVLAAVPSVYAAGLALAIFACGTVTWNVVVVVLRQTLVPQHLLGRANSVYRLVAWGGLPVGAAAGGIVAAEVGTRAVFGCGAVVMAMVAMGLLVGARRRWITRADPAPRTTGTD; encoded by the coding sequence ATGACCGCGTCGACGACCGACAAGGCCGACGCGCGACGGCCCCTTCTGGGACGTGACTTCTCCCGGCTGTGGTGGTCCGCCGCGGTGTCCTCGCTCGGTGACGGGGCCACGATCGCCGCCGCGCCCCTGCTGGCCACCCGTCTGACCGACGACCCCCGCCTGATCGGTGCGGCCTCGGTCGCCTTCACCGCGCCCTTCCTCCTGTTCGGCATCCCGGCAGGGCTGCTGGTGGACCGCATCGACATCCGGGCGATGATGGTGCGCGTCGACGTCGGCCGGGCCGTCCTGCTGGCGGTGCTCACCCTCGGGATCCTCGGTGGCTGGGGCGGGTTGCCGCTGCTCTACGTGTGCATGTTCCTGCTCGGCGTCGGCGAGGTCCTCTGCCGCAACGCGGCCCAGGTACTCGTTCCCTTCATCACCCCGAAGGCCGGACTCTCCACCGCGAACGCCCGCATCATGGCCGCGCAGGAGGCCGGTACCGGCTTCATCGGCCCGCTCCTCGGCGCGCTGATGTTCGGTGTGGCGACGGCCCTGCCCTTCGGCGTGGACGCGGCCACCTTCCTGTGCTCCGCCGTCCTGATCAGCCGCATCCGCCGCACCCGGCCCGTCGAGCGCGGACCGGACAGGACCGGCGTGCTGTCGGAGATGCTGGCCGGCGCCCGATGGCTGTTCTCGCATCACCTGCTGCGCAGCCTCGCCCTGGTGTCCTGTCTGATCAACCTCGCCGGGAGCGCGATGCTGGCGGTCCTCGTGGTGCACAGCGGGAAGGTGCTGGGCCTGGGTCCGTTCGGGTACGGCGTCCTGCTCGCCTGCCAAGCGGTGGGAGCCGTCGTGGCCTCACGGTTCGCGCCCGCGCTGACGGAACGTCTCGGCCGGGAAGGAGCGCTGGTCGCCACCGCCGTCCTGATCACCACGAGCGAGACGGTGCTCGCCGCCGTGCCCTCGGTGTACGCGGCCGGCCTGGCCCTCGCGATCTTCGCGTGCGGGACGGTGACGTGGAACGTCGTCGTGGTCGTCCTGCGGCAGACCCTGGTGCCGCAGCACCTGCTCGGGCGGGCGAACAGCGTCTACCGGCTCGTGGCCTGGGGCGGACTGCCCGTCGGCGCGGCGGCCGGCGGCATCGTCGCCGCCGAGGTCGGCACCCGCGCCGTGTTCGGCTGCGGCGCGGTCGTCATGGCGATGGTCGCGATGGGGCTCCTCGTGGGCGCCCGCCGACGGTGGATCACCCGCGCCGACCCGGCTCCGCGAACGACGGGAACGGACTGA
- a CDS encoding cupin-like domain-containing protein, with protein MAVPEAVPGSNGTAGVEITRMSFDEFLTVGPRGLYEADRPVVIKLPADVQGLGRDEVAARLAEMTVTLFTEPGDKNHPGRWETRDIKLREFFADERHLTSTDTWHRVVSNIRSSPADVNAVIGFDAEEFFGYGDSLYAANLWISHRGVFTKNHFDEFENFNIALEGRKRFIIAPPGVRAYYPRSVLRGFGDKSNVVDLDDVDLSRYPRLAAGLAQRRDFVLEPGHMLYLPLGWWHQAESLGEMNINVNFWLKSKKILRRPHVLGVALYTYAYRRLKGVYSYKPTEGNSR; from the coding sequence ATGGCAGTTCCGGAAGCTGTGCCCGGCTCGAACGGGACGGCGGGTGTCGAGATCACCCGTATGTCGTTCGACGAGTTCCTGACCGTGGGCCCCCGGGGGCTGTACGAGGCCGACCGACCCGTGGTGATCAAGCTGCCGGCCGACGTGCAGGGACTCGGACGGGACGAAGTGGCCGCGCGCCTGGCCGAGATGACCGTCACCCTGTTCACCGAGCCGGGCGACAAGAACCACCCGGGGCGCTGGGAGACACGCGACATCAAGCTCCGCGAGTTCTTCGCGGACGAGCGGCACCTGACCAGCACGGACACCTGGCACCGGGTGGTGTCGAACATCCGCAGCAGTCCGGCCGACGTGAACGCCGTCATCGGCTTCGACGCCGAGGAGTTCTTCGGCTACGGCGACAGCCTGTACGCGGCCAACCTGTGGATCAGCCACCGCGGCGTGTTCACCAAGAACCACTTCGACGAGTTCGAGAACTTCAACATCGCGCTGGAGGGCCGCAAGCGGTTCATCATCGCTCCACCCGGCGTCCGGGCCTACTACCCGAGGTCGGTCCTGCGCGGGTTCGGCGACAAGTCGAACGTCGTCGACCTCGACGACGTCGACCTGTCGCGCTACCCGAGGCTCGCGGCCGGACTCGCCCAGCGCCGCGACTTCGTCCTCGAACCGGGACACATGCTCTATCTGCCGCTCGGCTGGTGGCACCAGGCCGAGTCGCTGGGCGAGATGAACATCAACGTCAACTTCTGGCTCAAGTCCAAGAAGATCCTCCGCAGGCCGCATGTGCTCGGCGTCGCCCTGTACACGTACGCCTACCGGAGACTCAAGGGCGTCTACAGCTACAAGCCCACCGAGGGGAACTCCCGATGA
- a CDS encoding acetaldehyde dehydrogenase (acetylating), with the protein MSLADSLAHARPDIVENRPDIVEKVTVAVIGTGAIGRDLVSKIDRSPTLDCRLVAGRNPDSAGLRYAESLGCATTAAGIDAVLAAASPFDVVFDATSAASHRDHWPLLEPLGTLVIDLTPSKVGQMVAPTVTGVAAEAARNVNLISCGGQASVPVVHALAARFPVTYLEVVSTVASDVAGRATRLNLDEYVTATGHAVTTFSGVRDVKVILNISPAVPPATFRTVIHARVPDVDPAAVRAVVGRAAEQVRSFAPGYRVVACTAAGDLVTIVLKVTAHSDVLPPYAGNLDIINAAAVMVAEQYAARPDRAARTGVTS; encoded by the coding sequence GTGAGTCTCGCGGACAGCCTGGCGCACGCCCGGCCGGACATCGTCGAAAACCGGCCGGACATCGTCGAAAAGGTGACGGTCGCCGTCATCGGCACCGGGGCGATCGGGCGTGATCTGGTCAGCAAGATCGACCGGTCACCCACGCTGGACTGCCGGCTGGTGGCCGGACGCAACCCGGATTCGGCGGGTCTGCGGTACGCCGAGAGCCTCGGCTGCGCCACCACCGCAGCGGGTATCGACGCCGTACTGGCGGCGGCGAGCCCGTTCGACGTCGTCTTCGACGCCACCAGCGCCGCGTCCCACCGGGACCACTGGCCGCTGCTGGAGCCGCTCGGGACGCTGGTGATCGACCTGACGCCCAGCAAGGTCGGGCAGATGGTGGCGCCCACCGTGACCGGGGTCGCGGCGGAGGCCGCGCGCAACGTCAATCTGATCAGCTGCGGCGGACAGGCGTCCGTCCCGGTCGTGCACGCGCTCGCGGCCCGTTTCCCGGTGACGTACCTGGAAGTCGTGTCGACCGTGGCGAGCGACGTGGCCGGCCGCGCGACCAGACTGAATCTCGACGAGTACGTGACGGCCACCGGTCACGCCGTGACGACGTTCTCCGGCGTGCGCGACGTCAAGGTGATCCTCAACATCAGTCCCGCGGTGCCGCCGGCCACCTTCCGCACCGTCATCCACGCACGGGTGCCCGACGTTGATCCGGCGGCGGTGCGCGCGGTGGTCGGCCGGGCGGCCGAGCAGGTGCGGTCCTTCGCCCCCGGGTACCGGGTCGTCGCCTGCACCGCGGCCGGCGATCTGGTGACGATCGTCCTCAAGGTCACGGCGCACAGTGACGTCCTGCCCCCGTACGCCGGGAACCTCGACATCATCAACGCCGCCGCCGTCATGGTCGCCGAGCAGTACGCGGCCCGGCCGGACCGGGCGGCACGGACGGGGGTGACGTCGTGA
- a CDS encoding dienelactone hydrolase family protein, translating into MTTMTTARTVEYPADGLTMTGHLALPAGVDRRPAVLLGPEGTGLSDVERHRADALAELGYVALAFDLHGGRYLADPEEMLARCLPLLADPDRMRGIGRAALDVLRSEPRTDPDRIAAIGYGTGGAVALELGRDGVGLRAIGTVNATTTGRPGEAARIRCPVWAGVGSEDPIMPPAQRDAFAAEMRAAGVDWRLTVYGGALHAFHHPPVAHRVVPGVGYHPRHARRAWRDVVDLLTECLPVTEDPGA; encoded by the coding sequence ATGACGACGATGACGACGGCGCGTACGGTCGAGTATCCGGCCGACGGTCTGACGATGACCGGGCACCTCGCGCTCCCGGCCGGTGTCGACCGCCGGCCTGCCGTGCTCCTCGGACCGGAGGGCACGGGGCTCAGCGACGTCGAGCGCCACCGGGCCGACGCGCTCGCCGAGCTGGGGTATGTGGCGCTGGCCTTCGACCTTCACGGCGGGCGCTATCTGGCCGACCCCGAGGAGATGCTGGCCCGTTGTCTGCCGCTGCTCGCTGATCCCGACCGGATGCGGGGCATCGGCCGTGCGGCGCTCGACGTGTTGCGCTCCGAACCGCGGACCGACCCCGACCGGATCGCCGCGATCGGTTACGGCACCGGGGGCGCCGTCGCGCTCGAACTCGGGCGCGACGGCGTCGGCCTGCGCGCGATCGGGACCGTCAACGCGACGACCACGGGCCGGCCGGGCGAGGCGGCGCGCATTCGCTGCCCGGTGTGGGCCGGGGTCGGGTCGGAGGACCCGATCATGCCGCCCGCGCAACGGGACGCGTTCGCCGCTGAGATGCGGGCGGCGGGCGTCGACTGGCGCCTCACGGTCTACGGCGGCGCCCTGCACGCCTTCCATCACCCGCCGGTCGCCCACCGTGTGGTCCCCGGCGTCGGCTACCACCCACGGCACGCACGGCGAGCCTGGCGCGACGTCGTCGACCTGCTGACCGAGTGCCTGCCCGTGACGGAGGATCCGGGGGCATGA